From Aestuariirhabdus haliotis, a single genomic window includes:
- a CDS encoding DUF5062 family protein, which yields MKKLKNETELVKRAIIVGIKYAEARGAAMFEATDSASVKVEYIYRLLVHDKLIQPLPEDQVSIQSMRHKLAIWISKQQ from the coding sequence ATGAAGAAACTGAAGAATGAAACCGAACTGGTCAAGCGAGCCATCATTGTCGGCATCAAATACGCCGAAGCACGTGGCGCCGCTATGTTCGAAGCGACCGACTCGGCCAGTGTCAAAGTCGAGTACATCTACCGTCTGCTGGTTCACGACAAGCTGATCCAACCCCTTCCCGAAGACCAGGTTTCCATACAATCCATGCGCCATAAGCTGGCAATATGGATCTCCAAGCAACAATAA
- a CDS encoding 50S ribosome-binding protein YggL: protein MQNDKKRSKRLRKKLYLGEFAVMGFEFTCRINLKEESEFDDLFDGLADLMAQRDLLVIGGGSEESFEGYVVSSERYQSTTEEDRKAVEQWLSAQSSISDATVAELTDAHYG, encoded by the coding sequence ATGCAAAACGACAAAAAGAGAAGTAAGCGTCTGCGCAAGAAATTGTATCTGGGTGAATTTGCCGTGATGGGCTTTGAATTTACCTGCCGCATTAACCTCAAGGAGGAGTCCGAATTTGACGACCTGTTTGATGGCCTGGCGGACCTGATGGCTCAGCGCGATCTGTTGGTGATTGGCGGTGGTAGCGAGGAGAGCTTCGAAGGTTATGTAGTCTCCAGCGAGCGTTACCAGTCGACCACAGAAGAAGATCGTAAAGCCGTTGAGCAATGGCTGTCGGCGCAATCCAGCATCTCCGATGCAACTGTAGCCGAGCTGACGGATGCCCATTACGGGTAA
- a CDS encoding DEAD/DEAH box helicase, producing the protein MTAFSSLGLCAPLIQALNDQGYATPSPVQQKAIPSILKGKDLLAAAQTGTGKTASFALPILHRLAESAAHSNGVRALILAPTRELAAQVAERVGAYGAGLSVSSLVVHGGVPMEPQVEQLRRGVDILVATPGRLLDLLHNKALSLACVETLVLDEADRMLDLGFIDAVQKIIDQLPAQRQNLLFSATFAPAVIELSKGLLNDPVRVEVSPANSAAELVQQSVYAVDWDDKPDTVRYLIEEGRWPRALVFIRTKKSADDLVDYLVQEGIAAAAIHSNKSQILRTRTLDAFKRGDVRVLVATDIAARGLDIAELPLVINYDLPRIAQDYVHRIGRSGRAGAEGRAMSLLSGSEHKWLEGIEQLLKRPMTIEPLPFYDNGEEQPVDLSSASELGIAGKKAIKTVVRKTFKQKRNVPRKPTSSKRRVATKKPRTGAKPGVSASRNPAKGAKAAPAKASKGSNTSRKSPASKAKPASAGKAPRPSPWGRS; encoded by the coding sequence ATGACAGCCTTCTCCTCTCTGGGACTTTGCGCACCCCTTATTCAGGCTTTGAATGACCAGGGTTATGCGACCCCGTCACCGGTCCAGCAAAAAGCCATTCCTTCTATTCTTAAGGGTAAGGACCTGCTGGCCGCCGCCCAGACCGGTACCGGTAAAACGGCCAGCTTCGCGCTGCCCATTCTGCACCGTTTGGCAGAATCGGCTGCGCACAGCAATGGCGTGCGAGCCCTGATTCTGGCACCCACTCGTGAACTGGCCGCTCAGGTAGCCGAACGGGTGGGCGCCTACGGCGCAGGGCTCAGTGTATCGTCCCTGGTGGTTCATGGTGGGGTGCCGATGGAGCCTCAGGTTGAGCAGTTGCGGCGCGGAGTGGATATTCTGGTGGCAACGCCGGGTCGCCTGTTGGACTTGCTGCATAACAAGGCATTGAGTTTGGCCTGCGTCGAGACCCTGGTGCTCGATGAAGCCGACCGTATGCTGGACCTTGGCTTTATCGATGCCGTGCAGAAAATCATTGACCAGTTGCCCGCCCAGCGGCAAAACCTGCTGTTTTCCGCTACCTTCGCGCCGGCCGTGATTGAGTTATCGAAAGGACTGTTAAACGATCCCGTTCGTGTCGAGGTCAGCCCGGCAAACAGCGCCGCTGAATTGGTTCAACAATCGGTGTACGCGGTGGATTGGGATGATAAACCCGATACCGTGCGCTACCTGATCGAGGAGGGCCGTTGGCCCCGAGCGCTGGTGTTTATTCGCACCAAGAAAAGCGCCGACGATCTGGTCGATTACCTGGTTCAGGAGGGCATCGCCGCTGCCGCCATCCACAGCAACAAAAGCCAGATCCTGCGCACACGCACCCTCGACGCCTTTAAACGCGGTGATGTTCGTGTACTGGTCGCGACCGATATTGCCGCTCGCGGTCTGGATATTGCCGAGCTACCACTGGTGATTAATTACGACTTGCCGCGTATCGCCCAGGACTACGTGCACCGCATTGGCCGCAGTGGTCGAGCCGGCGCCGAGGGTCGAGCCATGTCGCTGCTCAGTGGTAGCGAGCACAAGTGGCTGGAAGGTATTGAGCAACTGTTGAAGCGTCCCATGACCATCGAACCGTTGCCCTTTTACGACAACGGTGAAGAGCAGCCGGTGGATCTGTCGTCGGCCAGCGAATTGGGTATTGCGGGCAAAAAAGCGATCAAGACCGTGGTGCGCAAAACATTCAAGCAAAAACGCAATGTGCCGCGCAAGCCGACGTCGAGTAAGCGTCGTGTGGCTACCAAGAAGCCCAGAACCGGGGCCAAGCCAGGAGTTTCGGCCAGTCGCAATCCGGCCAAAGGAGCCAAGGCAGCACCTGCTAAAGCGAGTAAGGGCAGCAATACCTCCCGAAAATCGCCTGCCAGCAAGGCCAAACCCGCGAGTGCTGGCAAGGCGCCGCGCCCCTCTCCCTGGGGGCGTTCCTGA